Proteins co-encoded in one Pseudomonas fluorescens genomic window:
- the pyk gene encoding pyruvate kinase, translating into MTPDKKVKILATLGPAVDGIEDIRELVEAGVNIFRLNFSHGDHADHAKRYQWIREVERQLNYPLGILMDLQGPKLRVGKFADGKVQLHRGQAFRLDLDATPGDERRVNLPHPEIIAALEAGMDLLLDDGKLRLRVVTKYSDAIDATVLNGGELSDRKGVNVPQAVLDLSPLTTKDRRDLSFGLELGVDWVALSFVQRPQDILEARELIGDKAFLMAKIEKPSAVEQLREIAELSDAIMVARGDLGVEVPAESVPQIQKNIITTCRQLGKPVVVATQMLESMRFSPAPTRAEVTDVANAVAEGADAVMLSAETASGEYPLEAVQMMSKIIRQVENGPDYQTQLDVSRPKAEATVSDAISCAIRRISNVLPVAVLVNYSESGASSLRAARERPKAPILNLTPNLQTARRLSVAWGIHSVVNDRLRQVDEVCSTALEIAQAQGMAERGDTLLITAGVPFGQPGSTNSLRIETLI; encoded by the coding sequence ATGACGCCTGATAAAAAGGTCAAAATCCTCGCCACCCTCGGGCCTGCCGTCGACGGCATCGAAGACATCCGCGAGCTGGTCGAGGCCGGGGTCAATATCTTCCGCCTCAACTTCAGCCACGGCGATCACGCCGACCACGCCAAGCGCTATCAGTGGATCCGCGAAGTCGAGCGCCAGCTCAACTATCCGCTCGGGATCCTGATGGACCTGCAAGGGCCGAAACTGCGGGTCGGCAAGTTCGCTGACGGCAAGGTTCAGCTGCATCGCGGTCAGGCCTTCCGCCTCGATCTGGATGCGACACCGGGCGACGAACGCCGGGTGAACCTGCCGCACCCGGAGATCATCGCGGCGCTTGAAGCCGGGATGGATCTGCTGCTCGATGACGGCAAACTGCGACTGCGCGTCGTCACCAAATACTCCGATGCGATCGACGCCACCGTGCTCAATGGCGGCGAGCTGTCGGATCGCAAAGGTGTGAACGTGCCGCAAGCGGTACTCGACCTGAGTCCGCTGACCACCAAGGATCGCCGCGACCTGAGCTTCGGTCTGGAACTGGGTGTGGACTGGGTCGCGCTGTCGTTCGTACAGCGTCCGCAAGACATCCTCGAGGCCCGCGAGCTGATCGGCGACAAGGCGTTCCTGATGGCGAAAATCGAGAAGCCGTCGGCCGTCGAGCAACTGCGCGAGATCGCCGAACTGAGCGACGCGATCATGGTGGCTCGCGGTGACCTGGGCGTGGAAGTGCCGGCCGAGAGCGTGCCGCAGATCCAGAAAAACATCATCACCACCTGCCGCCAGCTCGGCAAACCGGTGGTGGTGGCGACGCAGATGCTCGAGTCGATGCGTTTCTCCCCGGCGCCGACCCGCGCCGAAGTCACCGACGTGGCCAACGCCGTGGCCGAAGGTGCCGACGCGGTGATGCTGTCAGCCGAAACCGCGTCCGGCGAGTACCCGCTGGAAGCCGTGCAGATGATGAGCAAGATCATCCGCCAGGTGGAGAACGGTCCGGATTACCAGACCCAACTCGACGTCAGCCGGCCGAAAGCCGAAGCGACCGTGTCCGATGCAATCAGCTGTGCAATACGTCGGATCAGCAACGTGTTGCCGGTGGCGGTGCTGGTCAACTACAGCGAGTCCGGTGCATCGAGTCTGCGTGCGGCGCGGGAGCGGCCGAAAGCGCCGATCCTCAACCTGACGCCGAACCTGCAGACCGCACGCCGCTTGAGCGTGGCGTGGGGCATTCATTCGGTGGTCAATGATCGCCTGCGTCAGGTGGATGAAGTGTGTTCGACCGCGCTGGAAATCGCCCAGGCGCAAGGCATGGCCGAGCGTGGCGACACGCTGCTGATCACTGCGGGGGTGCCGTTCGGGCAGCCTGGATCGACTAACTCGCTGCGTATCGAAACGTTGATTTAG
- a CDS encoding GlcG/HbpS family heme-binding protein, translating into MSALTLKVAVKLVNEAINAGRAISAAPLTIAVLDTGGHLVTLQREDGASLLRPNIAIGKAWGAIALGKGSRLLALDAQQRPAFIAALNSMGQGSVVPAPGGVLIRDQAGSVLGAIGISGDLSDIDEQVAIKAVEALDLRADAGVAA; encoded by the coding sequence ATGAGCGCTTTAACCTTGAAAGTCGCAGTCAAGCTGGTCAACGAAGCCATCAATGCAGGGCGGGCGATCTCCGCCGCGCCGCTGACCATCGCGGTACTGGATACCGGCGGCCATCTGGTCACCTTGCAACGCGAAGACGGCGCCAGCCTGCTGCGCCCGAACATCGCCATCGGCAAAGCCTGGGGCGCCATCGCCCTGGGCAAGGGCTCGCGCCTGCTGGCGCTGGACGCGCAACAACGCCCGGCGTTCATCGCCGCACTCAACAGCATGGGGCAGGGCAGCGTCGTGCCGGCACCGGGTGGTGTGTTGATTCGTGATCAGGCGGGGAGCGTGCTGGGTGCGATCGGCATCAGCGGCGATTTGTCGGACATCGATGAGCAGGTGGCAATCAAGGCCGTGGAGGCCCTGGATCTGCGGGCGGATGCGGGGGTGGCTGCCTGA
- a CDS encoding REP-associated tyrosine transposase has translation MSNSPASHRLRIGRYAEPDRIYLLTSNTCQRKPFFRDFALGRLVANQFVFAQKQGHVNSLAWVVMPDHFHWLVELKRGSLGELMQRTKSFSTKAVNQSTGGKINLWQKGFYDQALRQEDDLVKMARYVVANPLRAGLVEKLSDYPLWDAIWAQAKIESPSSLAG, from the coding sequence ATGTCCAATTCACCCGCTTCACACCGCCTAAGAATCGGCCGCTATGCCGAACCTGATCGCATTTATTTGCTCACTTCCAATACTTGCCAGAGAAAACCGTTTTTCAGAGATTTTGCTTTGGGCAGGTTAGTGGCCAATCAGTTTGTCTTTGCGCAGAAACAGGGTCATGTGAACTCTCTGGCTTGGGTTGTTATGCCCGATCACTTTCACTGGCTCGTTGAGCTGAAGAGGGGATCGCTCGGTGAGTTGATGCAACGGACTAAATCATTCAGTACCAAAGCCGTGAACCAGTCCACTGGCGGAAAAATCAATCTTTGGCAAAAGGGGTTTTATGACCAGGCTCTGCGCCAAGAAGATGACTTGGTGAAAATGGCACGGTATGTCGTGGCTAACCCATTGCGGGCTGGACTGGTGGAAAAGCTGTCTGACTATCCGTTGTGGGATGCCATTTGGGCTCAAGCCAAAATCGAGTCGCCTTCATCGCTAGCAGGCTAG
- a CDS encoding MlaA family lipoprotein: protein MAKYLLLFAALLCAGVAQADNSKANAPVVVDSDGFKEPLSKLKFNPGLDQREFERSTLNALNVYDPLESWNRRVYHFNYRFDQWVFLPVVDGYRYVTPGFVRSGVSNFFNNLGDVPNLVNSLLQFKGKRSMETTARLLLNTTIGIAGLWDPATAMGLPRQNEDFGQTLGFYGVPGGAYFVLPILGPSNIRDTAGLAVDYTAESAINYLNVSKVSENHPEIWALRAVDKRYQTHFRYGQMNSPFEYEKVRYVYTESRKLQIAE from the coding sequence GTGGCTAAATATCTCCTGCTGTTTGCAGCGTTACTCTGTGCAGGCGTGGCCCAGGCCGACAACAGCAAAGCCAACGCACCGGTGGTGGTCGACAGTGACGGCTTCAAGGAGCCGCTGTCCAAACTCAAGTTCAACCCGGGACTGGACCAGCGCGAGTTCGAGCGCTCCACGCTCAACGCGCTGAATGTGTATGACCCGCTGGAATCGTGGAACCGCCGGGTCTACCACTTCAACTACCGCTTCGACCAATGGGTGTTCCTGCCGGTGGTCGATGGTTATCGTTATGTCACGCCCGGCTTCGTGCGTTCCGGTGTGAGCAACTTTTTCAACAACCTTGGCGACGTGCCGAACCTGGTCAACAGCCTGTTGCAGTTCAAAGGCAAGCGCTCGATGGAAACCACCGCGCGCCTGCTGCTCAACACCACCATCGGCATCGCCGGCCTGTGGGATCCGGCCACCGCCATGGGCCTGCCACGCCAGAACGAAGACTTCGGCCAGACCCTGGGCTTCTACGGTGTACCGGGCGGCGCCTACTTCGTGCTGCCGATTCTCGGCCCGTCGAACATCCGCGACACCGCGGGCCTCGCGGTGGACTACACCGCCGAATCGGCGATCAACTACCTGAACGTATCGAAAGTCAGCGAAAACCATCCGGAAATCTGGGCGCTGCGGGCAGTCGACAAGCGCTATCAGACCCATTTCCGATACGGCCAGATGAACTCGCCGTTCGAGTACGAGAAGGTGCGCTACGTGTATACCGAATCGCGCAAACTGCAGATCGCCGAGTAA
- the gcl gene encoding glyoxylate carboligase, with translation MSKMRAIEAAVLVMRREGVDTAFGIPGAAINPLYSALKKVGGIDHVLARHVEGASHMAEGYTRTKAGNIGVCIGTSGPAGTDMVTGLYSASADSIPILCITGQAPRARMHKEDFQAVDITSIVKPVTKWATTVLEPGQVPYAFQKAFYEMRSGRPGPVLIDLPFDVQMAEIEFDIDAYQPLPLAKPSATRVQVEKALALLDQAERPLLVAGGGIINADASDLLVEFAELTGIPVIPTLMGWGTIPDDHPLMVGMVGLQTSHRYGNATMLKSDVVLGIGNRWANRHTGSVDVYTEGRKFIHVDIEGTQIGRVFTPDLGIVSDAAAALTVFIEVAREWQAAGKLKNRSAWLQDCQQRKSSLQRKTHFDNVPVKPQRVYEEMNQVFGKDTCYVSTIGLSQIAGAQFLHVYKPRHWINCGQAGPLGWTIPAALGVVKADPNRKVVALSGDYDFQFMIEELAVGAQFKLPYIHVVVNNSYLGLIRQAQRGFEMDYCVQLSFDNLNAPELNGYGVDHVAVAEGLGCKALRVFEPADIAPALRKAEELIEEFKVPVIVEIILERVTNISMGTEINAVNEFEDLALVGNDAPTAISLLD, from the coding sequence ATGAGCAAAATGAGAGCAATCGAAGCCGCCGTTCTGGTGATGCGCCGTGAAGGGGTTGATACCGCTTTTGGCATTCCGGGTGCTGCGATCAACCCGCTGTATTCCGCCCTGAAGAAAGTCGGTGGCATCGATCACGTCCTCGCTCGCCACGTTGAAGGCGCCTCGCACATGGCCGAGGGCTACACCCGCACCAAGGCCGGCAACATCGGCGTGTGCATCGGCACTTCCGGCCCGGCCGGTACCGACATGGTCACCGGCCTGTACAGCGCCTCCGCGGACTCGATCCCGATCCTCTGCATCACCGGGCAAGCACCCCGTGCCCGTATGCACAAGGAAGACTTCCAGGCCGTCGACATCACCAGCATCGTCAAGCCAGTGACCAAGTGGGCAACCACCGTTCTGGAGCCGGGCCAGGTGCCTTATGCGTTCCAGAAAGCCTTCTATGAAATGCGCTCCGGCCGTCCGGGCCCGGTGCTGATCGACCTGCCGTTCGACGTACAGATGGCCGAAATCGAATTCGACATCGACGCCTACCAGCCACTGCCGCTGGCCAAGCCGAGCGCCACCCGCGTGCAGGTTGAAAAGGCCCTGGCACTCCTCGATCAGGCCGAGCGTCCATTGCTGGTGGCCGGTGGCGGCATCATTAACGCCGACGCCAGCGATCTTCTGGTCGAGTTCGCCGAGCTGACCGGCATCCCGGTCATCCCGACCCTGATGGGCTGGGGCACGATTCCGGACGATCACCCGCTGATGGTCGGCATGGTCGGTCTGCAGACTTCGCACCGTTACGGCAACGCCACGATGCTGAAATCCGACGTGGTGCTGGGCATCGGTAACCGTTGGGCTAACCGTCACACCGGTTCGGTCGATGTTTACACCGAAGGTCGCAAGTTCATTCACGTCGACATCGAAGGCACCCAGATCGGCCGCGTGTTCACTCCGGACCTGGGCATCGTTTCCGACGCTGCCGCCGCGCTGACCGTGTTCATCGAGGTCGCTCGTGAATGGCAAGCCGCCGGCAAGCTGAAAAACCGCAGTGCCTGGCTGCAGGACTGCCAGCAGCGCAAGTCCAGCCTGCAACGCAAGACCCACTTCGACAACGTGCCGGTCAAGCCGCAGCGCGTTTACGAAGAAATGAACCAGGTGTTCGGCAAGGACACCTGCTACGTCAGCACCATTGGTCTGTCGCAGATTGCCGGCGCGCAGTTCCTGCACGTCTACAAGCCGCGTCACTGGATCAACTGCGGCCAGGCCGGCCCGTTGGGCTGGACCATTCCGGCAGCGCTGGGCGTGGTGAAGGCCGATCCGAACCGTAAAGTCGTGGCCCTGTCGGGGGACTATGACTTCCAGTTCATGATCGAAGAACTGGCGGTCGGCGCCCAGTTCAAACTGCCGTACATCCACGTCGTGGTGAACAACTCGTACCTGGGGCTGATCCGTCAGGCCCAGCGCGGGTTCGAAATGGACTACTGCGTGCAGCTGTCCTTCGATAACCTCAACGCACCGGAACTCAACGGTTACGGTGTCGATCACGTCGCCGTCGCCGAAGGCCTGGGCTGCAAGGCACTGCGTGTGTTCGAACCGGCTGACATCGCCCCTGCCCTGCGCAAGGCCGAAGAGCTGATCGAAGAGTTCAAGGTGCCGGTGATCGTCGAGATCATTCTGGAGCGTGTGACCAACATCTCCATGGGGACCGAGATCAACGCCGTCAACGAATTCGAAGACCTGGCGCTGGTCGGCAACGATGCGCCTACCGCGATTTCGTTGCTCGACTGA
- a CDS encoding glycerate kinase type-2 family protein translates to MSVDPQQLLRELFATAIDAAHPNQVLEAHLPADRTGRVIVIGAGKAAAAMAQVVERCWEGEVSGLVVTRYGHGAPCEKIEVVEAAHPVPDAAGLAVAKRVLELVSNLTEEDRVIFLLSGGGSALLALPAEGITLADKQSINKALLKSGATIGEMNCVRKHLSAIKGGRLGKACWPATVYTYAISDVPGDLATVIASGPTVADPSTSAEALAIIKRYGIEIPVSVRSWLQSPESETVKPGDPSLARSHFQLIARPQQSLDAAAVKCRQAGFSTLILGDLEGESREVAKVHAGIARQIIHHGQPLAAPCVILSGGETTVTVRGNGRGGRNAEFLLSLTDNLKGQPGVYALAGDTDGIDGSEDNAGAIMTPDSYARAAALGLSASDELDNNNGYGYFAALDALIVTEPTRTNVNDFRAILILESSKS, encoded by the coding sequence ATGTCGGTCGATCCGCAACAACTGCTGCGCGAGCTGTTTGCCACAGCCATCGACGCGGCCCATCCGAACCAGGTCCTCGAAGCGCATCTGCCGGCCGATCGCACAGGTCGCGTGATCGTCATCGGCGCCGGCAAGGCCGCCGCCGCCATGGCGCAAGTGGTCGAGCGCTGCTGGGAAGGTGAAGTCTCGGGCCTGGTGGTGACCCGCTACGGTCACGGCGCCCCGTGCGAAAAAATCGAAGTGGTCGAAGCCGCGCACCCGGTGCCGGACGCTGCCGGCCTGGCCGTGGCAAAACGCGTGCTGGAACTGGTCAGCAACCTGACCGAAGAAGACCGCGTGATTTTCCTGTTGTCCGGCGGCGGTTCTGCCCTGCTGGCGCTGCCGGCCGAAGGCATCACCTTGGCCGACAAACAGTCGATCAACAAAGCCCTGCTCAAATCCGGCGCGACCATCGGCGAGATGAACTGCGTGCGCAAGCACCTCTCGGCGATCAAAGGCGGACGCCTGGGCAAGGCCTGCTGGCCCGCCACTGTTTATACCTACGCGATTTCCGATGTGCCGGGCGATCTCGCCACGGTCATCGCCTCCGGCCCGACCGTGGCCGACCCGAGCACCAGCGCCGAAGCGCTGGCGATCATCAAGCGCTACGGCATCGAGATTCCGGTCTCCGTGCGCAGCTGGCTGCAAAGCCCGGAATCGGAAACCGTCAAACCCGGCGATCCGAGCCTGGCCCGCAGTCACTTCCAGTTGATCGCCCGCCCTCAGCAATCGCTGGATGCGGCGGCGGTGAAATGCCGTCAGGCCGGTTTCAGCACGCTGATCCTCGGCGACCTGGAAGGCGAATCCCGCGAAGTGGCGAAAGTCCACGCCGGCATCGCGCGCCAGATCATTCATCACGGCCAGCCGCTGGCGGCACCGTGCGTGATTCTCTCCGGCGGCGAAACCACGGTGACCGTACGCGGCAACGGCCGTGGCGGACGCAACGCCGAATTCCTCCTCAGCCTCACCGACAACCTCAAGGGCCAGCCCGGCGTCTACGCCCTGGCCGGTGACACCGACGGCATCGACGGCTCGGAAGACAACGCCGGCGCGATCATGACCCCGGACAGCTATGCCCGCGCCGCCGCCCTGGGCCTGAGCGCCAGCGACGAGCTGGATAACAACAACGGTTACGGCTACTTCGCGGCGCTCGATGCGCTGATCGTCACCGAGCCGACCCGCACCAACGTCAACGACTTCCGCGCCATCCTGATCCTCGAGAGCTCTAAATCATGA
- a CDS encoding serine/threonine protein kinase, which yields MLRSLRFAALFGGLILSASALAVDIDAASYGYPLTNPFEATIATTPPDLRPELPSDDDINQTDRSVTLRPEREFILPDNFWAVKKLTYRIATQDKAAPLIFLIAGTGARYDSSLNEYLKKLYYKAGYHVVQLSSPTSFDFMSAASRFATPGVTKEDAEDMYRVMQAVRAQNPKVPVTDYYLSGYSLGALDAAFVAHLDETRRSFNFKKVLLLNPPVNLYTSITNLDKLVQTEVKGINNSTTFYELVLSKLTRYFQQKGYIDLNDALLYDFQQSKQHLSNEQMAMLIGTSFRFSAADIAFTSDLINRRGLITPPKFPITEGTSLTPFLKRALQCDFDCYLTEQVIPMWRARTDGGSLLQLIDQVSLYALKDYLHDSPKIAVMHNADDVILGPGDLSFLRKTFGDRLTVYPLGGHCGNLNYRVNSDAMLEFFRG from the coding sequence ATGCTCCGATCCTTGCGCTTCGCCGCCCTGTTTGGCGGCCTTATTCTGAGTGCGTCCGCGCTGGCGGTGGATATCGACGCCGCCAGCTATGGCTATCCCCTGACCAACCCGTTCGAAGCGACCATCGCCACCACGCCGCCGGACCTGCGGCCGGAGTTGCCGTCGGACGACGACATCAATCAGACCGACCGCAGCGTCACCCTGCGCCCGGAACGCGAGTTCATCCTGCCGGACAATTTCTGGGCAGTGAAAAAACTCACCTATCGCATCGCCACCCAGGACAAGGCGGCCCCGCTGATCTTCCTGATTGCCGGCACCGGCGCGCGTTATGACAGCAGCCTCAACGAATACCTGAAAAAGCTCTACTACAAGGCCGGCTACCACGTGGTGCAGCTGTCCTCCCCCACCAGTTTCGACTTCATGAGCGCCGCCTCGCGCTTCGCCACCCCCGGCGTGACCAAGGAAGACGCCGAAGACATGTACCGGGTGATGCAGGCCGTTCGCGCGCAAAATCCGAAGGTGCCGGTCACCGACTATTACTTGAGCGGCTACAGCCTCGGTGCGCTGGACGCTGCGTTCGTCGCTCACCTGGACGAAACCCGCCGCAGTTTCAACTTCAAGAAAGTCCTGCTGCTGAATCCGCCGGTCAACCTCTACACCTCGATCACCAACCTCGACAAGCTGGTGCAGACCGAGGTCAAGGGCATCAACAACAGCACCACGTTCTATGAACTGGTGCTGTCCAAGTTGACCCGCTACTTCCAGCAAAAGGGCTACATCGACCTCAACGATGCGTTGCTCTATGACTTCCAGCAGTCCAAGCAGCACCTGAGCAACGAGCAGATGGCGATGCTGATCGGCACCTCGTTCCGTTTCTCGGCCGCCGACATCGCCTTTACCTCTGACCTGATCAACCGTCGCGGTCTGATCACCCCGCCGAAATTCCCGATCACCGAAGGCACCAGCCTCACGCCGTTCCTCAAGCGTGCGCTGCAATGCGACTTCGACTGCTACCTGACTGAACAGGTGATCCCGATGTGGCGCGCCCGCACCGACGGCGGCAGCCTGCTGCAACTGATCGATCAGGTCAGCCTGTACGCCCTCAAGGATTACCTGCACGACAGCCCGAAAATCGCCGTGATGCACAACGCCGACGACGTGATCCTCGGCCCCGGCGACCTCAGCTTCCTGCGCAAGACCTTCGGCGATCGGCTGACGGTTTACCCACTGGGCGGCCATTGCGGCAACCTTAACTACCGCGTCAACAGCGACGCCATGCTGGAGTTCTTCCGTGGCTAA
- a CDS encoding 2-hydroxy-3-oxopropionate reductase, translating into MAKIGFIGTGIMGHPMAANLQKAGHSLFLSAHHDAAPADLVAAGAVALANPREVAQEAEFIIVMVPDTPQVEDVLFRADGVAAGIGKGKVVIDMSSISPTATKAFAAKINEKGAQYLDAPVSGGEVGAKAATLSIMVGGDADAFERALPLFQAMGKNITLVGGNGDGQTAKVANQIIVALNIQAVAEALLFASKNGADPAKVREALMGGFASSKILEVHGERMIKGTFDPGFRISLHQKDLNLALQGAKELNINLPNTANAQQVFSTCAAIGGSNWDHSALIKGLEHMANFSIRDKK; encoded by the coding sequence ATGGCTAAAATCGGATTCATCGGCACCGGCATCATGGGCCACCCAATGGCGGCAAACCTGCAGAAAGCCGGTCACAGCCTGTTCCTGTCGGCGCACCACGATGCTGCACCTGCCGACCTGGTCGCCGCTGGCGCCGTCGCTCTGGCCAACCCACGCGAAGTGGCGCAGGAAGCTGAATTCATCATCGTCATGGTCCCGGATACCCCGCAGGTCGAAGACGTGCTGTTCCGCGCCGACGGCGTCGCGGCCGGTATCGGCAAGGGCAAGGTGGTGATCGACATGAGCTCGATCTCGCCGACCGCCACCAAGGCTTTCGCGGCGAAGATCAACGAGAAAGGCGCGCAATACCTCGACGCTCCGGTGTCCGGTGGTGAAGTCGGTGCCAAGGCTGCGACCCTGAGCATCATGGTCGGTGGCGACGCCGATGCCTTCGAACGCGCACTGCCGCTGTTCCAGGCCATGGGCAAGAACATCACCCTGGTCGGTGGCAATGGCGACGGTCAGACCGCCAAGGTGGCGAACCAGATCATCGTTGCCCTGAACATTCAGGCCGTGGCCGAAGCCCTGCTGTTCGCGTCGAAAAACGGTGCCGATCCAGCCAAGGTACGTGAAGCGCTGATGGGCGGTTTCGCCTCCTCGAAGATCCTCGAAGTGCACGGCGAGCGCATGATCAAGGGCACCTTCGATCCGGGCTTCCGCATCAGCCTGCACCAGAAGGACCTGAACCTGGCCCTGCAAGGCGCCAAGGAGCTGAACATCAACCTGCCGAACACCGCCAACGCCCAGCAAGTGTTCAGCACCTGCGCGGCCATCGGTGGCAGCAACTGGGACCACTCGGCGCTGATCAAGGGCCTGGAACACATGGCCAACTTCTCGATTCGCGACAAGAAGTAA
- the hyi gene encoding hydroxypyruvate isomerase, whose translation MPRFAANLSMLFTEQDFLARFDAAAKAGFSGVEYLFPYDFSSAEIKARLDANGLTQVLFNLPAGDWAKGERGIACLPDRVEEFRAGVDLAIAYAQVLGNTQINCLAGIHPQGVDDATVEKTFVANLKYAADKLQAVGIKLVMEAINTRDIPGFYLNNTAQALSIREQVGSANLFLQYDIYHMQIMEGDLARTLQSHLAEINHVQLADNPGRNEPGTGEINYRFLFEHLDRIGYQGWVGCEYKPLTTTEAGLGWLKTHNAI comes from the coding sequence ATGCCGCGTTTCGCAGCCAACTTGTCCATGCTGTTCACCGAACAGGATTTCCTTGCCCGTTTCGACGCCGCCGCCAAGGCTGGCTTCAGCGGTGTCGAGTATCTGTTTCCGTACGATTTCAGCTCTGCCGAAATCAAGGCCAGACTCGACGCCAACGGTCTGACCCAAGTGCTGTTCAACCTGCCGGCCGGTGACTGGGCCAAGGGCGAGCGCGGTATCGCGTGCCTGCCGGACCGGGTCGAAGAGTTCCGCGCCGGGGTCGATCTGGCCATCGCTTACGCACAGGTCCTGGGCAACACCCAGATCAACTGCCTGGCCGGTATTCATCCGCAGGGCGTGGACGATGCCACCGTTGAAAAGACCTTCGTCGCCAACCTCAAGTACGCCGCCGACAAGCTGCAAGCCGTCGGCATCAAACTGGTGATGGAAGCGATCAACACCCGCGACATCCCGGGTTTCTACCTGAACAACACGGCGCAGGCCCTGTCGATTCGCGAGCAGGTCGGCAGCGCCAATCTGTTCCTGCAATACGACATCTATCACATGCAAATCATGGAAGGCGATCTGGCCCGCACCCTGCAATCGCACCTGGCCGAGATCAACCATGTGCAGCTGGCCGACAATCCGGGCCGCAACGAGCCGGGCACTGGCGAGATCAACTACCGCTTCCTGTTCGAACACCTTGATCGCATCGGTTATCAGGGCTGGGTCGGCTGCGAGTACAAACCGCTGACCACCACTGAAGCGGGCCTCGGCTGGCTGAAGACCCATAACGCGATTTAA
- a CDS encoding DUF808 domain-containing protein, with protein MAGSSLLVLIDDIATVLDDVALMSKMAAKKTAGVLGDDLALNAQQVSGVRAEREIPVVWAVAKGSFVNKLILVPSALAISAFVPWLVTPLLMVGGAYLCFEGFEKLAHPLLHGKDEDQAEHAQLTAAVADPATDLVAYEKDKIKGAIRTDFILSAEIIAITLGTVAEASLTQQVIVMSGIAIVMTVGVYGLVAGIVKLDDLGLWLTQKPGAAAKRIGNAILRAAPYMMKGLSVIGTAAMFLVGGGILTHGVPQVHDWIESVAAAAGSVGFAVPVLLNGVAGVVAGAVVLAVVSVVGKIWKALKG; from the coding sequence ATGGCAGGAAGCAGTTTGCTGGTGCTGATCGACGACATCGCTACCGTTCTGGATGATGTGGCGTTGATGAGCAAAATGGCCGCCAAGAAGACCGCCGGGGTGCTCGGCGATGACCTGGCGCTCAATGCCCAGCAAGTCTCCGGCGTACGCGCCGAGCGGGAAATTCCCGTCGTGTGGGCGGTGGCCAAGGGCTCGTTCGTCAACAAGCTGATCCTGGTACCGTCGGCGCTGGCGATCAGTGCCTTTGTGCCGTGGCTGGTGACGCCGCTGTTGATGGTCGGTGGCGCGTATCTGTGCTTCGAAGGTTTCGAAAAGCTCGCGCACCCGCTGCTGCACGGCAAGGATGAAGATCAGGCCGAGCATGCGCAGTTGACCGCCGCGGTGGCCGATCCTGCGACCGATCTGGTGGCCTACGAGAAGGACAAGATCAAAGGCGCTATCCGCACCGACTTCATCCTTTCGGCGGAAATCATCGCCATCACCCTCGGCACCGTGGCCGAGGCTTCGCTGACCCAGCAAGTGATCGTGATGTCGGGCATCGCTATCGTGATGACCGTGGGCGTCTATGGCCTGGTGGCCGGGATCGTCAAGCTCGATGACCTCGGCCTGTGGCTGACGCAGAAGCCCGGCGCTGCGGCGAAACGCATTGGCAACGCGATCCTGCGGGCCGCGCCTTACATGATGAAAGGCTTGTCGGTGATCGGCACGGCGGCGATGTTCCTGGTCGGCGGCGGCATCCTCACTCACGGCGTACCGCAGGTGCATGACTGGATCGAGAGCGTGGCCGCTGCGGCGGGCAGCGTAGGGTTTGCAGTGCCTGTGTTGCTCAACGGCGTCGCGGGGGTCGTGGCGGGGGCAGTGGTGCTGGCTGTCGTATCGGTCGTCGGGAAGATCTGGAAAGCCCTGAAGGGCTGA
- a CDS encoding TetR/AcrR family transcriptional regulator, which translates to MSTIRERNKELILRAASEEFADKGFAATKTSDIAAKAGLPKPNVYYYFKSKENLYREVLESIIVPILQASTPFNPDGVPSEVLSGYIRSKIRISRDLPFASKVFASEIMHGAPHLSADLVEQLNGQAKHNINCIQTWIDRGQIAPIDPNHLMFSIWAATQTYADFDWQISAVTGKEKLDEADYEAAAQTITRLVLKGCEPD; encoded by the coding sequence ATGAGCACAATCCGCGAGCGCAACAAAGAACTGATCCTGCGTGCCGCCAGTGAAGAGTTTGCCGACAAGGGCTTCGCGGCGACCAAAACCAGCGACATCGCCGCCAAGGCAGGACTGCCCAAGCCCAACGTCTATTACTACTTCAAGTCCAAGGAAAACCTCTACCGCGAGGTACTGGAAAGTATCATCGTGCCGATCCTGCAGGCCTCGACCCCGTTCAACCCGGACGGCGTACCGAGCGAAGTGCTGAGCGGCTACATCCGCTCGAAGATCCGCATCTCCCGCGACCTGCCGTTTGCCTCCAAGGTGTTCGCCAGCGAAATCATGCACGGCGCCCCGCACCTGAGCGCCGACCTGGTCGAGCAACTCAATGGCCAGGCCAAGCACAACATCAACTGCATCCAGACCTGGATCGACCGCGGCCAGATCGCCCCGATCGACCCCAACCACCTGATGTTCAGCATCTGGGCCGCGACCCAGACCTACGCCGACTTCGACTGGCAGATCTCCGCCGTGACCGGCAAGGAAAAGCTCGACGAAGCCGACTATGAAGCGGCGGCACAAACCATCACCCGGTTGGTGCTCAAGGGCTGCGAGCCGGACTGA